The nucleotide window AGGGACTGCCCATGTGCGTCGGTCCGGCGGGCTTAAGCGTCGGCCTTCGCTATCACGCGCGCTGGGACACAAGCGAACCGCCCCCCACGGGAAATGCGGTGCCCATCATTCCCCTGGCGATTGACCCCGATCCCAACCGGTTCCACCTGTTGGCCCGGAAAGATGACGAGCCAGTCGTCGTGGAGCAACTCAAGCTCGGTCAATGGATGGCCATTTCCGGCGCGTCGTTCACCACGGGCGCCGGCCGCAACACTAAATTGTCGCAATCGCTGTTGCTGGGATTGCTCAATGTCAGGCTCGGGTATTGGTGGAACAGCGGAATCGATGCGGACCAGCGTCCGGGACGCTATCCGCCCAACCTCTGGCGCTGGCTGAAGGGGGTCCCCGCCAGATTGTTCCGTGTCCAGGCCAGCCTCCTCAATGAGTGGCGCGCCTACTTCGCCGGTCCCGCAGCGCGCTTGTGGTATTTGAGCGATGGCGGCCATTTCGACAACACCGGCCTGTACGAACTCATTCGCAGGCGGCTGCCGTTTATCATCGCCGTCGATGGCGCGCACGACGACCGCTACGAGTTCGAGGACCTCGCCATCCTGACCCGCCAGGTCCGCCTCGATTTTCGGGCTGAACTCGCGTGGATCGATCCCACGGCCGCCCGCGCGACCGGTGTTCACGGCTGGCCGCCGCTCGACGGCACACCACCGCTGCCGCCCGTTCCCGGATGGATTCGGCAGTTCTTCAATCCGGGTGCCATCGGCGCGCTGTCGGATCTCAAGCGCGAATCGACGCATTGCGCGGCGCTTGCACGAGTCACCTACGCTGATGACGCCGACAAGGTCACGTGGCTGCTGCTGCTCAAGGCCAATCTCGCGCCGGCGATGCCTACCGACGTGCGCAACTATGCGACGACCCATCCGGCGTTTCCCAACCAGTCGACGCTCAATCAGTTCTTCGACGATGACCAGTGGGAGAGCTATCGAAACCTGGGCCAAGCCGCAGGGCGCACGGTATTCCAGTAGCAAGCGCGATGAGTACGGCGCGCCACGATCCGTCGTTGCCGATTTGCCTTCAAGGTCCACAAGGGGAGCGTCACATGCCTAGTCTCAAAAGTCTTCGCGCATACCTGGCGCTCGCCGCATGCCTGATGGCAGCCGGACTCATTTCGGTAGTCGGGAATGCCGCGGATCACAACGATCCCAACGCGGTGAACTCGATTTTCGCCGGCGTGGACGCCAACCCGGCCGACCTCTACGACCTGTTCGGTTGGCCGGCGGACGACGAGAGCCGCGGCGAACGCGTGGTATTGGCGCTTACGTTTGCGTCGGTGCCGGCGGCAGGCAAAGTCGACCCGGACCTGCCAACCCTCATGGGCGTCTTCCTGGCGCTCTTCATGGCCAACGCCGGCGCCGCCTGGGACAACGCCAAGAAGTACATCGAGGGGGGCAACCTCGGGGGCAAAGGCTCGGAGGCGCACAAGGCCGCCGTCGTGGGCGACACGGTGGGTGATCCGTTCAAGGACACGGCGGGGCCCAGCATGAACATCCTGATCAAGCTCATGTCAGTAGTCGCGCTCGTCCTGGCGCCCCTCTTCCGCTAGCAGGCGGCCGATAAGGGCCCATCTGCGTCATTTACCAAAGTCTGTTGGGGCGCCCTCGGCCGCAGGTTCGTGGCCGTTCGAGCTGAGGGGCGGAGCCACGAGGCGAGGGCTGAGACAGTCATACGCCTCACCTGCGGCCTTCGGGCGCCGCCTCGCATCTGGACCCTTCTCGACCGCCTGCGGCATGTGCGGGAGGGCGACAGGTTGCGACCCGCTAGGGCGCGTGGTATACAGGCAGAGCTTCAGGTTTGTGCGAGAGGGGTGAATTCCGGGTGACCAAGGTGATCGTCGAGCCCGACGAGAGCTTCGAGAACGCGCTCAAGCGCTTCAAGAAGTCGTGCGAGAAGGCCGGGCTCATGTCGGAGCTGCGGAAGCGACAGCACTACGAGAAGCCCAGCGTCAAGCGCAAGCGCAAGACCCTGGCTGCGCGCAAGAAGGCCAAGAAACGGGAGCGGTTCTTCGACTAGTCGCGGCAGGCTGGGGCGCTGAGTGGAGCCGGGTCAGGGACCTTCTGGCCCGGCACACTCACTCGCCGATGGGGCGCGAACGGGCCCTCGGCCTCGAGCCGCAGTCGGACCTGGACGCCGTCCGGTCCGCCCTCATGGAGACGCGCGAGGGCCGGCGAGCGCTCCGCGCCGCGGGCGCACCCCCCTGGGAGTCCATCCCCGACGTCCGTGATCTCCTCGAGCGCGCCCGTGTCCCCGGATCGGTCGCCGAGGGCGGCGAGCTGGTCACCCTCCTCCCCCTGCTCGACGCCGCCGGGCGGCTGGCCGGATATGGCCGCGCCATCGCCGCCGAGGCGCCCGGCCTCTCGAAGACCTTGGCAGCCCTGCCGCGCGTCACGCCGCTGGCCGATCTCCTCCGGCGCTCGCTGGACGCCGACGGCGGCGTGCGCGATGAGGCGAGTCCCGCGCTCCGAAGCCTCCGCCAGAAGGGCCGCGGGCTCAGACGCGACCTCGTCAAGCGGATCGAGCAGTACTTCCAGGGACCCGCGGCCGAGCACATCTTCCAGGAGCGCTACGTCACGGTCCGGCACGGCCGCTACGTGCTGCCCATCCGGGCGGAGGCCAAGTCACGCTTCAAGGGCATCGTCCACGACCGCTCGCAGAGCGGGGCCACGCTCTTCGTCGAGCCCGAGGGCGTCGTCGAGGACAACAACGACTTGGTGCAGGCCGCCCGCGAGGAGGAAGCGGAGGTGCTGCGCGTGCTCGCCGCTCTCACGAGGGCCGTCGGAGAGGCCCTGCCCGAGCTCGAGTCGCTCGTCGACGATGTCGGCAGGCTCGATCTCGCCTTCGCGCGCGCCGAGTTCGCGGAGGCCATGGAGGCGACCGAGCCCGCAGTCGGCGAGGAGCGCCTGGCCGACGTCATGGGGGCGCGCAACCCGCTCCTGCTGGCGCAGGCGTGGCAGGCGCCCGAGCGCCCCGTCGTCCCCATGGATCTGCGCGTCGGCGGGGAGCGGCCGCTGCTCGTGATCACGGGGCCCAACGCGGGCGGCAAAACCGTGGCGCTCAAAACGCTCGGGCTCTTCTGTCTCATGGCGCAGTCGGGGCTCCACCTGCCGGCGCGCGAAGGCGCGCGGCTGCCGGTTCTCTCGACGATCTTCGCCATCATCGGCGACGACCAGAGCGTGGCCGAGAACCTGTCGACCTTCTCGGCCTTCGTCAAGCAGCTGCGCGAAGTGCTCGAGCAGGTGGACGCCCGGTCGCTGGTGCTGCTCGACGAGCTTGGCGCCGGCACCGACCCGGACGACGGCGCCGCGCTGGCCCAGGCGGTCCTCGAGGAGCTGGCCGGGCGCGGCGCCCTCTGCGTGGCGTCGACCCATCTCGAGCCGCTCAAGGGCTTCGCGTCGAGCTTTCCCCAGGCGCGCAACGCCTCGGTTGAGTTCGACGGCGAGCGGCTGCAGCCGACCTTCCGGCTGGTCTACGACCGGCCGGGGCAGAGCTACGCGCTCGCCATCGGGGCGAGGCTCGGTCTGCCGGCGCGCCTCATCGAGCGCGCCGAGGCCCACCGCTCGGCCCAGCGGCGCCAGCTCGAGGCGCTGCTCCAGCGCCTGGAAGAGCGCGACCGGCGCGAGGCCGAGCATGCGGAGGCGGTCGAGCGGCGCGAGGTGGAGAGCGCGTCGCTCCTCGCGCGGGCCGAGGCCCAGCTCGAAGCGGCGCGGAAGCAGGCGGCCGAGATGGTCGCGCGCGCCAAAACCGAATCCTTGCTGCTGCTCACCGAGATCCGCCGCGCGGTCAACGCCGAGTGGGACAGGCTCAAGGCCCAGGACAAGACGCGCGACTCACTCGCGGAGGGCCGCAAGCGGCTCGGCGAGGCGGCGCGCGGCGTGGACAGCGCTCCCGAGCCCGTGGACTTCGGCCAGCGCCCGGCCGCGGCAGGCGATAGAGTCGAGGTGCCCCACCTGGGGCTCAAGGGGGACGTGCTGGCTGTGGACGGTGGGACGGCGACGGTGCAGGCGGGCTCGGTGACGGTCA belongs to Candidatus Methylomirabilota bacterium and includes:
- the rpsU gene encoding 30S ribosomal protein S21, whose amino-acid sequence is MTKVIVEPDESFENALKRFKKSCEKAGLMSELRKRQHYEKPSVKRKRKTLAARKKAKKRERFFD